One window of the Sulfurimonas crateris genome contains the following:
- the nuoN gene encoding NADH-quinone oxidoreductase subunit NuoN codes for MLSPVNVSIESLNLMTLVPMLIPIVGALLIIVIDLFKSDQHKSLYVMLSLLVLGVDFVALLDSAGIFEKNGTVMGLFDVMLIDGLAILSQFIIVGASMLFIPLALTHKRFHEFSYPEFFALFLFMIAGFQFMVATDNLILIFVGLETASLALYTLIAMHNRDKSFEAAVKYFTMGALAAGFFSFGSMIFYALTGSVEINQIAAVLNANNYEDIGFVLVGVVFMLASFGFKLSMVPFHTWTPDVYEGSSAALAGYMSIVPKIAAFVVAMRLFEFLIHSGVVWLEVILYMGVVLTMTMANVWALVQTDVKRMLAYSSISHAGFVMAAILIGTTQSNSALFLYWILFSFTNLGSFSMLWISRQKNLPAHQQSDHSYNKFAGMIKTAPVAATIMALFMLSLAGLPPFALFWGKMYLISSAVTGGYTVLALIMALNSAIAGYYYLKLIVYMFMKDPIVEDGGHVYSANATLPLKTIIGFAAIGTIFAFLAVNWLLDFITVFVYNSGY; via the coding sequence ATGTTATCACCTGTAAATGTTTCTATTGAGTCGCTAAACCTAATGACTCTTGTGCCAATGCTGATCCCAATCGTTGGCGCACTCTTAATCATAGTTATTGATCTGTTTAAAAGTGATCAACACAAGTCTCTTTATGTAATGCTGAGTCTTCTTGTACTTGGAGTGGATTTTGTCGCTCTCTTAGACTCTGCGGGAATATTTGAGAAAAACGGTACGGTCATGGGTCTTTTTGATGTTATGCTCATAGACGGTCTGGCTATTTTGTCACAGTTTATTATTGTCGGCGCTTCTATGCTCTTTATACCGCTTGCACTTACGCATAAGAGATTCCATGAGTTCAGTTACCCTGAGTTCTTCGCGCTCTTCTTGTTTATGATAGCGGGCTTCCAGTTTATGGTTGCAACTGACAATCTTATTCTTATATTCGTAGGACTAGAGACTGCTTCTTTGGCACTCTATACGCTTATTGCTATGCACAACCGCGACAAATCTTTTGAAGCGGCTGTAAAGTACTTTACGATGGGCGCGCTCGCAGCTGGATTTTTCAGCTTCGGTTCCATGATATTTTACGCTCTAACTGGTTCTGTTGAGATTAACCAGATAGCGGCGGTACTAAATGCGAACAACTATGAAGATATAGGCTTTGTTCTTGTGGGCGTTGTCTTCATGCTTGCATCATTCGGCTTCAAACTCTCAATGGTTCCGTTTCATACATGGACACCTGATGTTTATGAGGGTTCATCTGCTGCACTTGCGGGTTATATGTCAATTGTTCCAAAGATAGCTGCTTTCGTCGTTGCAATGAGACTATTTGAGTTCCTGATCCACAGCGGTGTTGTCTGGCTTGAGGTCATCCTCTATATGGGTGTGGTACTGACTATGACCATGGCTAACGTCTGGGCGCTTGTTCAGACAGATGTTAAGAGAATGCTTGCGTACAGCTCTATCTCGCATGCAGGTTTTGTAATGGCGGCGATATTGATCGGTACGACTCAGTCAAACAGTGCACTTTTTCTTTACTGGATACTCTTTAGCTTTACAAACCTCGGTTCGTTCTCTATGCTATGGATAAGCAGACAGAAAAATCTTCCTGCGCATCAGCAGTCGGACCACAGTTACAATAAGTTTGCGGGTATGATAAAAACTGCACCTGTTGCTGCTACTATTATGGCTCTGTTTATGTTAAGTTTGGCTGGTCTTCCTCCATTTGCTCTGTTTTGGGGTAAAATGTACTTAATAAGCTCGGCAGTTACCGGCGGATATACAGTTTTAGCACTAATTATGGCGCTTAACTCGGCAATAGCGGGTTATTACTATCTAAAACTTATCGTATATATGTTTATGAAAGATCCTATCGTTGAAGATGGCGGTCACGTTTATAGTGCAAATGCTACTCTTCCGCTCAAGACTATCATAGGTTTTGCTGCCATAGGAACTATATTTGCTTTTCTAGCGGTAAATTGGCTTTTAGACTTTATTACGGTGTTTGTATATAATAGCGGCTACTAA
- a CDS encoding NADH-quinone oxidoreductase subunit M: protein MLDHILSILIFFPALAAMLGFVVNRESMRSYGIAVAAIEFFLALWLWFAFDSNASGMQFMETIALVPTFGINYIVGVDGISLFIVILAAFFTLIGIASLGETKDIKNMIITLLFLQMTMVGVFVALDAIVFYVFWELSLVPMLYIIGAWGGPLRIYASVKFFLYTFAGSLVMLVGMLFMAYFYYQATGQWSFSILEWYRLILPESFQIWLFVAFFIGFAIKVPMFPFHTWLPYAHGQAPTIGSVILAAILLKMGTYAFIRFSLPLFPDASVYFMYPIAILAIIMIIYTAMVAYAQKDIKQVVAYSSVSHMGVIILGTFALNVEGISGSIFLMIAHGVVSGALFFLVGVIYDRRHTKLMSEFGGLASVMPRYATIFGIMLMASVGLPLTINFVGEFLSLLGFYKQSHILTLLAGTAIIVGAIYMLAAYKKMFFGEVTKEENRNLPDVNKRELVALVPLVIITIWLGIYPKPVLGTINTSVEGVVQLMHEKAISDEAKERIPNLDLIIKRTSAKEAH from the coding sequence ATGTTGGATCATATCTTATCGATTTTAATTTTCTTCCCGGCATTAGCGGCAATGCTTGGATTCGTAGTCAACAGGGAGAGCATGCGCTCTTACGGTATTGCCGTTGCTGCTATTGAGTTCTTTCTTGCACTCTGGCTATGGTTTGCATTTGATTCAAATGCATCGGGTATGCAGTTTATGGAGACTATCGCGCTTGTTCCGACATTCGGTATCAACTACATAGTAGGGGTTGACGGAATTTCGCTCTTTATCGTTATTCTTGCAGCGTTCTTTACTCTCATTGGTATCGCATCTCTTGGTGAGACAAAAGATATAAAGAACATGATCATCACGCTTCTGTTCTTGCAGATGACAATGGTGGGTGTTTTCGTTGCTCTTGATGCTATCGTATTTTATGTATTTTGGGAACTCTCACTCGTACCGATGCTATACATCATCGGTGCATGGGGTGGACCTCTTAGAATCTACGCATCTGTAAAGTTCTTCTTATATACATTTGCAGGTTCGCTTGTGATGCTTGTAGGTATGCTGTTTATGGCGTACTTCTACTATCAGGCAACAGGTCAGTGGAGTTTCTCGATCTTAGAGTGGTACCGTCTGATCCTGCCTGAATCTTTCCAGATCTGGCTATTTGTTGCGTTCTTTATCGGTTTTGCTATCAAAGTTCCGATGTTCCCGTTCCATACTTGGTTGCCGTACGCTCACGGTCAGGCACCGACTATCGGTTCGGTCATACTTGCGGCTATTTTGCTAAAAATGGGAACATATGCGTTCATCCGTTTTTCACTTCCGCTATTTCCGGATGCGTCGGTCTACTTTATGTACCCGATAGCTATCTTGGCGATCATTATGATAATCTATACGGCGATGGTGGCGTACGCGCAAAAAGATATTAAGCAAGTTGTTGCTTACTCTTCCGTATCGCACATGGGTGTTATTATCCTTGGTACGTTCGCACTCAATGTTGAGGGTATCTCAGGTTCTATCTTCTTGATGATAGCGCACGGTGTCGTCTCAGGCGCGCTCTTCTTTCTTGTAGGTGTTATTTATGACAGAAGACATACAAAACTTATGAGCGAGTTTGGAGGCTTGGCTTCTGTAATGCCTCGCTATGCGACTATCTTTGGAATTATGCTTATGGCATCCGTAGGTCTTCCATTGACTATCAACTTTGTAGGTGAGTTCTTAAGTTTACTCGGTTTTTATAAGCAGTCACACATCTTAACGCTTCTAGCTGGTACTGCTATCATAGTCGGTGCTATCTATATGCTTGCGGCTTACAAGAAGATGTTCTTTGGAGAGGTTACAAAAGAGGAGAACAGAAATCTTCCTGATGTTAACAAAAGAGAACTTGTCGCTCTTGTTCCGCTTGTGATCATCACTATCTGGCTTGGTATATATCCTAAACCTGTTTTGGGAACTATAAACACAAGCGTTGAAGGCGTTGTTCAATTGATGCACGAAAAAGCGATTTCAGATGAAGCAAAAGAGAGAATCCCTAATTTGGACCTTATCATCAAAAGAACTTCAGCTAAGGAGGCACACTAA
- a CDS encoding N-acetyltransferase: MANIQSQYFKDIDLDDEFFNSLKEDYSEFNSWFIKKATEVQHAFTLYEDTKLMAFLYLKIEDEVDKTIVPELEEKRRLKVGTFKIDAHGTKLGERFVKKILDVAVVKKIDEIYVTIFDKHQPLINLLKTFGFSEYGTKTTSNGKELVLLKNLFNLKNDILKDYPIVQTENKHIYGLSILPKFHTKLFSDSILKNESVDILKDTSYTNSIHKIYICAMKDVQNFHNGDILLIYRTSDGQGVARYRSVVTSICVVEEVLNINNFDTEGKFLKYCEPYSIFTVDELRSFYRRKKYPFIIKMTYNAAFKKRVTNGQLIDSFGVMPEYWGVFNVTNEQFKNIMRAGEVDESIIID, translated from the coding sequence ATGGCAAATATTCAATCACAGTATTTTAAAGATATTGATTTAGATGATGAGTTTTTTAACTCTTTAAAAGAAGATTATTCTGAATTTAATAGTTGGTTTATTAAAAAAGCGACTGAAGTTCAACATGCATTTACCTTGTATGAAGATACCAAACTAATGGCATTTTTATATCTTAAAATTGAAGATGAAGTTGATAAAACTATTGTTCCAGAACTTGAAGAAAAGAGAAGATTAAAAGTCGGGACTTTTAAGATTGATGCACATGGTACAAAGCTTGGAGAAAGATTTGTAAAAAAGATACTTGATGTTGCGGTAGTAAAAAAGATAGATGAAATTTATGTAACTATATTCGATAAACATCAGCCACTGATAAATCTACTTAAAACTTTTGGTTTTTCTGAATATGGTACAAAGACAACATCAAATGGCAAAGAGTTAGTTTTACTCAAGAATCTTTTTAATCTAAAAAACGATATTCTGAAAGATTATCCCATAGTGCAAACTGAGAACAAACATATATATGGGTTATCGATTCTCCCAAAATTTCATACAAAACTTTTTTCAGATTCAATCTTGAAAAATGAAAGTGTAGATATATTAAAAGATACATCATATACAAATAGCATACACAAAATATATATTTGCGCTATGAAAGATGTTCAAAATTTTCATAATGGTGATATTCTATTGATATATCGAACAAGTGACGGGCAAGGTGTCGCACGATATAGGTCGGTTGTAACTTCGATATGTGTAGTGGAAGAAGTTTTAAATATAAATAACTTTGATACAGAAGGTAAGTTTTTAAAGTATTGTGAACCGTATAGTATTTTTACAGTTGATGAGTTAAGAAGCTTCTATAGAAGAAAGAAGTATCCTTTTATTATCAAGATGACGTACAATGCCGCATTTAAAAAACGAGTTACAAACGGTCAACTTATTGACAGTTTTGGGGTGATGCCTGAGTATTGGGGTGTCTTCAATGTGACAAACGAACAATTTAAAAATATTATGAGAGCTGGAGAAGTAGATGAAAGTATTATTATCGATTAA
- the nuoL gene encoding NADH-quinone oxidoreductase subunit L, translating into MELFLYTALFSPLVGSLFAALFGASPKTKIAGIVPSVLLGVSFLSSLVLLILVMFTGHTIHVEMMTWMATGDLYIPFGFVVDQVSVTMMMVVTLVSTVVHVYAIGYMDHDAGFNRFFAWLSAFVFSMMILVMSDNFAGLFIGWEGVGLCSWGLIGFWYKKESATWAANEAFIMNRIADLGMLIGIFLVYWNTGTLQYDEAFAAMPSLDTAVLTWMGIFLFIGAMGKSAQFPLHTWLADAMEGPTPVSALIHAATMVTAGVYLVIRANPLYDLIPNVGLFIASLGAFVALFAASMALVNRDMKRVIAYSTLSQLGYMFAAAGLGAYWVALFHLMAHAFFKALLFLGAGNVMHAMHDELDPFKMGGLGKVMKGTFVMMTVASVALAGIFPLAGFFSKDLILEVAFVEHHFIIYTVLLLTAGLTAFYSFRLVALIFHGEDRYKHFGIHPHEAYRFMLVAMSPLLLLAVIAGAFKMGYFNMVTELLPATEYHVHSATTYWIMTIGTQLFVIAAIAYAYKKYTSKDIKVPDGTSKMENSFGYKLLINQYYIPYFYENYIVKAYRELSELFWTKIDQKIVDGTVDGIANIFYQTGEKTRVMQSGNLSTMLKWMVAGTVVLLSLAVVFGLAVRYSGEIKTILSGLGV; encoded by the coding sequence ATGGAACTCTTTTTATATACGGCACTTTTCTCACCGCTTGTGGGTTCTTTGTTCGCTGCGCTTTTCGGTGCATCTCCAAAGACGAAGATCGCAGGAATTGTACCAAGTGTTCTTCTTGGAGTTTCGTTTTTAAGCTCTTTGGTACTTCTTATTTTAGTAATGTTTACGGGACACACTATTCATGTTGAGATGATGACTTGGATGGCTACGGGTGATCTTTACATTCCGTTTGGTTTCGTTGTCGATCAGGTAAGTGTTACTATGATGATGGTAGTAACTTTAGTCTCTACTGTTGTCCACGTTTACGCTATCGGATATATGGACCATGATGCAGGATTTAACAGATTCTTCGCGTGGCTCTCGGCATTCGTTTTCTCAATGATGATACTTGTTATGAGTGACAACTTTGCGGGTCTTTTCATTGGCTGGGAAGGTGTTGGTCTATGTTCATGGGGACTTATAGGTTTTTGGTATAAAAAAGAGAGCGCTACTTGGGCGGCTAACGAAGCGTTTATAATGAACCGTATCGCTGACCTTGGTATGCTTATCGGTATCTTTTTGGTTTACTGGAACACGGGAACTCTTCAGTATGATGAAGCTTTCGCTGCAATGCCGTCACTTGACACTGCGGTACTGACTTGGATGGGAATCTTCCTATTCATAGGTGCTATGGGTAAATCGGCTCAGTTTCCGCTTCACACTTGGCTGGCAGACGCTATGGAAGGTCCTACTCCGGTCTCTGCTCTTATTCACGCAGCAACGATGGTAACAGCGGGTGTATATCTTGTGATCCGTGCAAACCCTCTTTATGATTTGATTCCAAATGTAGGGCTTTTTATCGCATCACTAGGAGCATTTGTCGCACTTTTTGCTGCTTCAATGGCGCTTGTAAACCGCGATATGAAGAGAGTTATCGCTTACTCTACACTCTCACAGCTGGGATATATGTTTGCAGCTGCGGGTCTTGGCGCTTACTGGGTCGCGCTTTTCCACCTTATGGCACACGCGTTTTTTAAGGCGCTTCTATTCTTGGGCGCAGGTAACGTTATGCACGCTATGCATGATGAGCTTGATCCGTTTAAGATGGGTGGTCTGGGCAAAGTGATGAAGGGAACGTTTGTTATGATGACGGTAGCTTCCGTTGCACTAGCTGGAATCTTCCCGCTTGCAGGCTTCTTCTCAAAAGATCTGATCTTAGAGGTCGCTTTTGTTGAACATCACTTTATTATCTACACCGTATTGCTGCTTACTGCAGGTCTTACTGCGTTCTACTCATTTAGACTTGTAGCACTTATCTTTCACGGTGAGGACAGATATAAGCATTTCGGAATTCATCCGCACGAAGCGTATAGATTTATGCTTGTTGCGATGAGCCCGCTTCTTCTTCTTGCAGTTATTGCAGGTGCGTTTAAGATGGGATACTTCAATATGGTCACAGAGCTTCTTCCTGCGACAGAGTACCATGTTCACTCGGCTACGACGTACTGGATCATGACAATCGGAACTCAACTTTTTGTAATCGCGGCTATCGCTTATGCTTACAAAAAGTATACGAGCAAAGATATCAAAGTGCCTGATGGAACATCTAAGATGGAGAACAGTTTTGGATATAAACTGCTCATCAATCAGTACTATATTCCTTACTTCTACGAGAACTATATTGTAAAAGCGTATAGAGAGCTCTCAGAGCTTTTCTGGACGAAGATCGATCAGAAGATCGTAGATGGAACTGTTGATGGTATAGCAAATATATTTTATCAAACAGGTGAGAAAACAAGAGTTATGCAAAGCGGTAATCTATCGACTATGCTTAAGTGGATGGTAGCAGGAACTGTTGTTCTTCTATCATTGGCTGTGGTCTTTGGGCTTGCAGTTAGATATTCTGGAGAAATAAAGACAATTCTCTCAGGTTTAGGAGTTTAA
- a CDS encoding ASCH domain-containing protein — MKVLLSIKPQFVEEIFNGNKKFEYRKSIFKRKGIKSVVIYSTMPVGKIVGEFDIETILEEHPKALWEKTKNFSGISADFYDSYFMDREKGYAIKIKSLNKYDKPRCPHEMYANFTAPQSFKYVV, encoded by the coding sequence ATGAAAGTATTATTATCGATTAAACCTCAATTTGTAGAAGAAATTTTTAACGGTAATAAAAAGTTTGAATATAGAAAAAGTATCTTTAAAAGAAAAGGTATCAAGTCAGTTGTTATATATTCTACCATGCCCGTAGGTAAGATAGTAGGCGAATTTGATATCGAAACTATACTAGAAGAACACCCAAAAGCTTTATGGGAAAAGACGAAAAACTTCTCTGGCATAAGCGCTGATTTTTATGATAGCTATTTTATGGATAGAGAAAAAGGCTATGCCATAAAGATAAAATCTTTAAACAAATACGACAAACCTAGATGCCCGCATGAGATGTACGCTAATTTTACCGCGCCACAATCATTTAAATATGTGGTTTGA
- a CDS encoding tetratricopeptide repeat protein: MLKIVLLTLLSFNIFALEISLQGAKENHQSYSTFHIKDSEKFLCQEIIDDFEAVSKIVCAFSKSPSQKIQRLQNSFFEIDTETKKGTFFLVIKPFHKMKLFPMVFDLKKEDTTFSADVKLSSHWMIVGYMDEMPLLQKHEYSEAAINFPFTYAEDMLPYVGSLDMKGNPVHIKKVGDVTEYLKIKKFYEEKNYEFTLELIDDIMREYPNSLFRAELLFYKIRVFSKLQENENVVEAAKEFLREYSSDENVAEVLSLIARAYSKLGISSDADYFFDRLFSEHADSPYSYWGYIYLAESLELSGSSTRARTLYEKVLSQSDDIDVAAEAAFRLAQNHIANSNAKEAAAQIEKIIKAKPEYFAEINIYKSMDMMYDLADNAELIQAAGIAKALFENIEPTEDVYEELSRNIGIWLSKTDKKQEALTALNKYLERFGGGMYAEEVQIAKDSLFFDVSDENASVKLDTYDKLMDEYQNDSIGNKAIYEKAKLLIAEGMFAESLAMERDLLNLNQQEYPDVQEIITQAAIGTMKQALKVKECNSVLLISSQYKIELSDEWDDGVYECAMKGADFELAKKMADKNLNSKDLEHRKKWLYRYIKVDFATGNYSNVIEASKELVALIKDDKESPYKDVYRTVFDTYHRLENQQKMIESIVALTKVYKDDYIDIERYVAVMAVGAQIKDNNLVIEYGEKIMAIQQSSDSYAQSPFVEFALYQACIDKEEYNRALEVIRSLDTLELDATQRARQKYLLGSVLEKLWRDDESQKAYQEAIDAAPESAWAELAKSAKAIQ; this comes from the coding sequence TTGTTAAAAATAGTACTTCTTACTCTTCTCTCTTTTAATATTTTTGCCCTTGAAATATCTCTTCAAGGCGCAAAAGAGAACCATCAGTCATACTCTACTTTCCACATAAAAGATAGTGAAAAATTCCTTTGCCAAGAAATTATAGATGATTTTGAAGCGGTCTCTAAGATAGTGTGCGCATTTTCTAAATCACCCTCACAAAAAATTCAAAGACTCCAAAACAGTTTTTTTGAGATCGATACCGAGACAAAAAAAGGGACTTTCTTTTTGGTGATAAAACCGTTTCATAAGATGAAGCTCTTTCCTATGGTTTTTGACCTCAAAAAAGAGGATACGACCTTTAGTGCAGATGTAAAGCTCTCAAGCCACTGGATGATAGTCGGTTATATGGATGAGATGCCTCTTTTGCAAAAGCACGAATACTCCGAAGCGGCAATAAATTTCCCATTTACATACGCTGAAGATATGCTCCCTTATGTCGGCTCTTTAGATATGAAAGGCAATCCTGTCCATATCAAAAAAGTCGGAGACGTAACAGAGTACCTTAAGATCAAAAAGTTCTATGAAGAGAAGAACTATGAGTTTACGCTTGAGCTGATAGATGATATTATGAGAGAGTATCCAAACTCGCTATTTAGGGCAGAGCTGCTTTTTTATAAGATCAGAGTTTTCTCAAAGCTCCAAGAGAATGAAAATGTTGTTGAGGCGGCAAAAGAGTTTTTAAGGGAGTACTCGTCTGATGAAAACGTAGCAGAAGTTCTCTCTTTGATCGCCAGAGCTTACTCAAAGCTGGGCATAAGCAGTGATGCGGACTACTTTTTTGACAGATTATTTAGCGAACACGCGGATTCACCATACTCTTACTGGGGTTATATATATCTCGCAGAGTCGCTTGAACTCTCAGGCAGCTCGACAAGAGCGAGAACACTTTACGAAAAAGTGCTCTCACAGAGTGATGACATAGACGTAGCGGCAGAGGCGGCATTTAGACTGGCGCAAAATCATATTGCAAACTCAAATGCAAAAGAGGCAGCTGCTCAGATAGAGAAGATCATAAAAGCAAAACCTGAGTACTTTGCAGAGATAAATATCTATAAATCTATGGATATGATGTATGACCTTGCAGACAATGCAGAGCTTATCCAAGCGGCAGGAATCGCAAAGGCTCTTTTTGAAAATATTGAGCCTACCGAGGATGTTTATGAGGAGCTATCTAGAAATATCGGGATCTGGCTGAGCAAAACAGATAAGAAGCAAGAGGCTCTAACTGCGCTGAACAAATATCTTGAGCGTTTTGGAGGCGGTATGTATGCCGAGGAGGTTCAGATCGCAAAAGATTCACTCTTCTTTGATGTCAGCGATGAGAACGCCTCGGTAAAACTTGACACCTATGATAAGCTCATGGATGAGTATCAAAACGACAGTATCGGAAACAAAGCCATATATGAGAAGGCAAAGCTTTTAATAGCCGAGGGAATGTTCGCGGAGTCACTTGCTATGGAGAGGGATCTCTTAAACCTAAATCAGCAGGAGTATCCTGATGTGCAAGAGATAATAACTCAAGCAGCCATAGGAACGATGAAACAGGCACTTAAGGTAAAAGAGTGCAATAGCGTTCTTCTTATCTCCTCGCAGTACAAAATCGAACTCTCAGATGAGTGGGATGACGGAGTCTATGAGTGCGCGATGAAGGGTGCAGATTTTGAGCTGGCTAAAAAGATGGCGGACAAAAACCTAAACTCAAAAGATCTGGAACATAGAAAGAAGTGGCTCTATAGATACATTAAAGTCGATTTTGCGACAGGAAATTACTCCAACGTGATTGAAGCCTCAAAAGAGCTTGTAGCACTTATTAAAGATGATAAAGAGTCACCGTACAAAGATGTCTACAGAACAGTTTTTGACACCTATCACAGGCTTGAAAATCAGCAGAAGATGATCGAGTCGATCGTCGCTCTTACAAAAGTCTACAAAGATGACTACATTGATATTGAGAGATATGTAGCGGTTATGGCAGTAGGTGCACAGATAAAAGATAACAATCTGGTCATAGAGTACGGTGAGAAGATAATGGCAATACAGCAGAGCTCAGACTCATACGCACAGAGCCCGTTCGTAGAGTTTGCGCTATATCAGGCGTGCATTGATAAAGAGGAGTACAACCGAGCGCTTGAGGTGATAAGATCGCTTGATACTTTAGAGCTCGACGCTACACAAAGAGCAAGACAGAAGTATCTTCTAGGGAGCGTTCTAGAGAAGCTCTGGAGAGATGATGAGTCACAAAAAGCATACCAAGAAGCCATAGATGCAGCGCCTGAGTCCGCATGGGCAGAACTGGCAAAGAGCGCAAAAGCCATACAGTAA
- a CDS encoding SIR2 family NAD-dependent protein deacylase — protein MAKVLILSGAGISAESGISTFRDSGGLWDEYDVNVVCNYDSMQKHEELTIEFYDKRRAELESKEPNYAHKVIAALKKRYGKDIAVITQNVDNLFEKAGLNSDEVIHLHGFMTQLRCQDSYCEKIFDVGYASQKEFNGGRCTSCGSKPRPNIVFFGEAAPMYEELSRHIQDCELLVVIGTSGNVIGVNTMAQFATRSILNNYEPSIAINDAYFSKVIYKKATQAVDEIAQEIESFLDLR, from the coding sequence ATGGCAAAAGTTTTGATTTTAAGCGGTGCGGGGATAAGTGCTGAGTCTGGTATAAGTACATTTAGAGACAGTGGCGGGCTATGGGATGAGTACGATGTGAATGTTGTCTGTAACTATGACAGTATGCAAAAGCACGAAGAGCTGACCATAGAGTTTTACGACAAAAGAAGAGCAGAGTTAGAGAGCAAAGAGCCGAATTATGCTCATAAAGTTATAGCTGCTCTAAAAAAGAGATACGGCAAAGATATAGCTGTGATTACGCAAAATGTGGATAACCTTTTTGAAAAAGCCGGACTGAATTCCGATGAGGTTATCCATCTTCACGGTTTTATGACACAGCTTAGATGTCAGGACTCATATTGCGAGAAAATTTTTGACGTAGGGTATGCAAGCCAAAAAGAGTTTAACGGCGGCAGATGTACGTCGTGCGGCTCAAAGCCAAGACCAAACATCGTATTTTTCGGCGAAGCTGCGCCCATGTACGAGGAGCTGAGCAGGCATATTCAGGATTGTGAGCTTTTGGTCGTCATCGGTACAAGCGGCAACGTTATCGGCGTAAATACAATGGCGCAGTTTGCGACTAGGTCTATTTTAAACAACTATGAGCCAAGCATTGCCATAAATGACGCCTACTTCTCAAAAGTGATCTACAAAAAAGCGACACAAGCCGTTGATGAGATAGCGCAGGAGATAGAGAGCTTTTTAGATCTCAGATAA
- the miaA gene encoding tRNA (adenosine(37)-N6)-dimethylallyltransferase MiaA: protein MIQLAIIGPTASGKSDLAINIAKKIDAYILSIDSLSIYKEIDIVSAKPSKKELQEVKHFGINLLNPDEYFSVEIFINLYKEVASLCKKEKKNLIIVGGTSFYLKSLISGLSEIPTITKEAAERAESRLRDLSSCYDFLYKLDEKYMKNISPSDRYRVEKALLIYEASGVAPSQWFKANPPKPIIENLPIYNIDVSREVLRERIKKRTLKMVESGLIDEVCRLEQRYTRLPHSMGSIGIVEVLEYLDGKVTFEHMCENISTHTAQLAKRQQTFNRTQFENVVSAPLEELEEIILSEI from the coding sequence ATGATTCAGCTCGCAATTATAGGTCCCACGGCATCAGGAAAAAGTGATTTGGCGATAAATATCGCAAAAAAAATCGATGCCTATATCCTCTCGATAGATTCTCTCAGTATCTACAAAGAGATAGACATCGTCTCTGCAAAACCGTCAAAAAAAGAGCTCCAAGAGGTTAAACACTTCGGCATTAACCTTCTAAATCCTGATGAGTACTTCAGTGTTGAAATATTTATAAACCTCTACAAAGAGGTGGCATCTCTTTGCAAAAAAGAGAAAAAAAACCTCATCATAGTGGGCGGAACATCTTTTTATCTAAAATCTCTCATAAGCGGGCTCTCCGAGATCCCAACTATAACCAAAGAGGCTGCTGAGCGTGCAGAGTCAAGACTGCGAGACCTAAGCAGCTGTTACGACTTTTTGTATAAGCTAGATGAGAAGTATATGAAAAACATCTCGCCATCGGACAGATACAGAGTAGAAAAAGCGCTCCTCATCTATGAGGCTTCAGGAGTTGCTCCAAGCCAGTGGTTTAAGGCAAATCCTCCAAAACCTATAATAGAAAATCTCCCTATTTACAACATTGATGTTAGCAGAGAAGTTTTAAGAGAGAGGATCAAAAAACGCACTCTAAAGATGGTCGAGTCGGGCTTAATAGATGAAGTCTGCCGCCTAGAACAGCGTTACACAAGGCTTCCGCACTCAATGGGCTCAATCGGCATTGTCGAGGTTTTGGAGTATCTTGACGGCAAAGTGACATTTGAGCATATGTGTGAAAATATCTCAACTCACACTGCACAGCTCGCAAAAAGACAGCAGACATTTAACCGTACACAGTTTGAAAATGTTGTAAGCGCGCCGCTTGAGGAACTCGAAGAGATCATCTTATCTGAGATCTAA